The proteins below come from a single Piscinibacter gummiphilus genomic window:
- a CDS encoding helix-turn-helix transcriptional regulator, whose product MRSVTPLQANPAIDVAQPRRWIRVKELAKTLTASEPTVWRWAREKRIPAPVKLGPRLTAWDSNAIDAWMAKKASEASA is encoded by the coding sequence ATGAGATCAGTCACGCCGCTGCAGGCGAATCCTGCGATTGATGTCGCTCAGCCTCGACGCTGGATACGCGTCAAGGAGTTGGCGAAGACCCTCACCGCTTCAGAGCCGACCGTCTGGCGCTGGGCCCGGGAGAAGCGGATTCCCGCACCCGTGAAACTCGGTCCTCGCCTCACCGCTTGGGACAGCAACGCCATCGACGCATGGATGGCCAAGAAGGCCTCGGAGGCTTCTGCATGA
- a CDS encoding DNA-binding protein, translated as MATNCAPPPLDREQRANLPTADAAFHLNRSAQTLRLWACKAIGPIKPVRVHGRLLWPTAELRRVLGIPPIQQ; from the coding sequence ATGGCTACCAACTGTGCGCCACCACCGCTCGATCGGGAGCAGCGGGCCAACCTGCCGACCGCTGATGCTGCCTTTCACCTGAACCGCTCGGCTCAGACGCTGCGCCTCTGGGCCTGCAAAGCCATCGGGCCGATCAAGCCAGTTCGCGTCCACGGCCGCCTGCTGTGGCCGACGGCCGAGCTGCGCCGGGTTCTGGGCATTCCGCCTATCCAGCAGTGA